One Lacticaseibacillus rhamnosus genomic window carries:
- a CDS encoding glycosyltransferase family 8 protein, with protein sequence MPTPTTVPIFFSVDDGYVPCLAVALTSIRANKNPRVNFEINILNNGLLPANQKRLAALGTSNFDIRFIAMDKVTRQISGDTNKLRGDYVTMTIYFRLFIADMFPQYDKAIYIDADTVAEDDLTTLFATDLGDNLVAGVADPVMMTYPETMTYIQRDFGIQPGKYINSGVLVMNLAQMRQEHFSDRFLHLLKTYHFTMIAADQDYINVIAQHRIKYLPKLWNMQTGVPAAAEAGGKLIHYNLFGKPWHYHHAKLGDRFWRYAPDSGFEAELKQQLAAFTLADQQADRQSMSGMLQTAIDVCHTENTILNAVKHGEQVAL encoded by the coding sequence ATGCCAACTCCAACTACGGTTCCAATTTTCTTTTCCGTCGATGATGGCTACGTCCCTTGTCTGGCCGTTGCTTTGACTTCGATTCGGGCAAATAAAAATCCACGCGTTAATTTTGAAATCAATATTCTTAATAATGGCTTATTACCCGCCAATCAAAAGCGGTTGGCTGCTTTAGGGACATCCAATTTTGACATTCGCTTTATCGCGATGGATAAGGTCACGCGACAAATCAGTGGTGATACAAACAAACTGCGCGGTGATTACGTGACCATGACCATTTATTTTCGTTTGTTTATCGCGGATATGTTTCCACAGTATGACAAAGCGATTTATATTGATGCGGATACGGTGGCAGAAGACGACTTGACCACTTTGTTTGCAACGGATTTAGGTGATAACCTAGTTGCCGGTGTGGCTGATCCGGTAATGATGACTTATCCGGAAACCATGACTTACATTCAACGCGATTTCGGCATTCAGCCAGGTAAGTATATTAATTCCGGTGTTTTGGTGATGAATCTTGCGCAGATGCGTCAGGAGCATTTTTCCGATCGGTTCTTGCACTTGTTGAAGACTTACCACTTTACGATGATTGCTGCCGACCAGGATTATATCAATGTCATCGCACAACATCGCATCAAATATTTACCGAAACTCTGGAATATGCAAACCGGAGTCCCTGCGGCTGCAGAAGCTGGTGGAAAGTTGATTCACTATAATTTGTTTGGCAAGCCTTGGCATTATCATCATGCTAAATTAGGCGATCGCTTTTGGCGGTATGCACCGGATTCGGGATTTGAGGCGGAACTGAAGCAGCAGTTGGCAGCATTTACGTTGGCGGATCAGCAGGCTGATCGGCAAAGTATGAGTGGGATGTTGCAGACGGCTATTGATGTTTGCCACACGGAGAATACAATTTTGAATGCCGTTAAACATGGCGAGCAGGTGGCGCTATGA
- a CDS encoding 1-acyl-sn-glycerol-3-phosphate acyltransferase, giving the protein MKSGRFVGPDRAEVVGNIRRAVAAKAFNIKVEEHDPVFSKSEEQRIVTHYLQQRQDKLFKLKTLVCRLVVNAYALQVTKDVEVVGVDKIRGIKSGGVITSNHFSPFENMAVRKAVHLAGRHRMYIVSQDTNLAMKGLLGFVMNYDDTIPLSGRPSFLNGPFKQMLNAAFAGHHWVLIYPEQEMWFNYRKPRPPKRGAYFYAAEAGVPIISCFTEIRDLPVRENQQLREVRYILHVLDPIYPDPQLSARDNSFYMMQRDYAQKCQAYAAAYGKPLSYAFTQQDIAGWDPER; this is encoded by the coding sequence ATGAAATCGGGCCGGTTTGTCGGTCCGGATCGCGCGGAAGTTGTTGGCAATATTCGGCGTGCGGTGGCGGCTAAAGCGTTTAATATTAAAGTTGAAGAACATGATCCGGTGTTTTCCAAGTCGGAGGAGCAGCGGATTGTGACACATTACTTACAACAGCGTCAGGACAAGCTGTTTAAGCTCAAGACACTGGTTTGTCGCTTGGTCGTTAATGCCTATGCGTTACAGGTGACCAAAGATGTTGAAGTAGTCGGGGTCGATAAAATTCGGGGCATCAAAAGTGGCGGTGTGATTACAAGCAATCATTTCAGCCCATTTGAAAATATGGCCGTGCGTAAAGCCGTGCATCTGGCAGGACGGCACCGCATGTATATTGTCAGTCAGGATACAAACTTGGCAATGAAAGGGCTGCTAGGCTTTGTGATGAACTATGATGATACGATTCCGCTGTCCGGACGCCCCAGTTTCTTAAATGGTCCGTTTAAACAAATGTTAAATGCGGCGTTTGCGGGCCATCACTGGGTGTTGATCTATCCTGAACAGGAAATGTGGTTCAATTATCGTAAACCACGACCACCTAAGCGCGGCGCTTATTTCTATGCTGCCGAGGCGGGCGTTCCGATTATCTCCTGTTTTACGGAAATTCGTGATCTGCCAGTCCGCGAGAATCAGCAACTGCGCGAAGTCCGTTATATTTTGCATGTTCTTGATCCAATTTATCCGGATCCGCAGCTTTCGGCGCGCGACAATAGTTTTTACATGATGCAGCGTGATTATGCCCAAAAATGTCAAGCGTATGCAGCCGCTTATGGCAAACCGTTATCCTATGCTTTTACGCAGCAGGATATTGCTGGTTGGGATCCTGAACGGTAA
- a CDS encoding alpha-galactosidase, which translates to MIDVTDDHAFHLYNQKISYICALLPNGQLGHLYFGPRLSLTTADLTYLSQGSSPFAWMANFSDDQPFALGDAQQEYPVYGTGDFRQGSLSVTQADAPVYPNFVFKDYQVSHTKMRDLHHPTSFGNPALTDILTIHLEDETAQLLLTLQYTIFSDSATVVRVATLTNQGAEPVMIERMLSGALNLPQGRYDVVHLSGNWAKERHIQTQPLTQGTFSVESLRGASSHEQNPFVALHAAGQPFAVGDAYGANLVYSGNFLDSIEVNEWDQTRLLAGIHPASFSWRLDPKTSFTTPEVVLSFSSAGLAGLSQVNQRFVARHIIDPQWRQKPRPVVLNSWEATYFDLNEQKLLHLAKLGRQVGVDCFVLDDGWFGTRDNDLSSLGDWFTNKHKFPDGLGHFAEEIHGLGLQFGLWFEPEMVSPRSQFFKEHPDWVVRPKRGRMSITRHQYVLDFSNPAVVNNIFAQMQRVITETKLDYVKWDLNRSITEAYSPYLAKIGHPQGEFFHRYVQGVYTLYQKLLTAFPHLLIEGCAGGGGRFDLGILFYSPQIWTSDDSDAIERLAIQSGTALAYPLSCMSNHVTAIPNEQVGRSTPLATRFRVAAFGILGYELDLTKLDDAALAAIKNQIAYYHELQPLVLNGDFRLLLPRQSNSQNQVAWLLSDHSRKRLVLGFFRVLADADSRAVQYMKIPVAQPNQRYWVNGHTGPVSGDVLQRVGVRLPIQFNGANRQQAQLIGDYQSALLTFDGVTATKTGKHQPETRKQQKVGHA; encoded by the coding sequence TTGATCGATGTTACTGACGATCATGCTTTTCATTTATATAATCAAAAGATCAGCTATATTTGTGCGTTATTGCCAAATGGTCAGTTGGGCCATCTCTATTTTGGCCCAAGATTATCGTTGACGACTGCTGATTTGACCTATCTATCGCAAGGTTCCAGTCCGTTTGCGTGGATGGCTAACTTTTCCGACGATCAGCCGTTTGCATTAGGTGATGCGCAACAGGAGTATCCGGTTTATGGAACTGGCGATTTTCGGCAAGGCAGTTTAAGTGTGACCCAAGCAGACGCACCCGTGTATCCGAATTTTGTGTTTAAAGATTATCAGGTGAGTCACACCAAAATGCGGGATTTGCATCATCCAACGAGCTTTGGTAATCCAGCCCTGACCGATATTTTGACAATTCACCTTGAAGATGAAACGGCGCAGTTATTATTAACGCTGCAGTATACGATTTTTTCGGATAGTGCCACGGTCGTTCGGGTAGCTACTTTGACGAACCAAGGTGCTGAGCCGGTTATGATTGAGCGGATGTTGAGCGGGGCGCTGAATTTACCCCAAGGCCGTTATGATGTTGTTCACTTGTCAGGTAACTGGGCCAAAGAGCGGCATATTCAGACACAGCCTTTGACGCAAGGAACGTTTTCAGTGGAATCTTTGCGCGGGGCATCGAGTCATGAACAAAATCCGTTCGTCGCATTGCACGCAGCCGGACAACCCTTTGCTGTTGGCGATGCTTACGGTGCGAACTTAGTCTATTCGGGGAACTTTCTGGATAGCATTGAAGTTAATGAATGGGATCAGACGCGGCTTTTGGCTGGCATTCATCCGGCTTCTTTTAGCTGGCGACTAGATCCGAAAACCAGTTTTACTACCCCTGAAGTGGTCTTAAGCTTTAGTTCAGCGGGACTAGCTGGTTTATCCCAAGTCAATCAGCGTTTTGTGGCCCGGCATATTATTGACCCGCAATGGCGCCAAAAGCCGCGTCCGGTTGTTTTGAACAGTTGGGAAGCGACCTATTTTGACTTGAATGAACAAAAGTTGCTGCATCTGGCTAAATTGGGACGTCAGGTGGGGGTTGACTGTTTTGTTCTTGATGATGGCTGGTTTGGTACCCGTGATAATGATTTAAGTTCATTGGGGGATTGGTTCACAAATAAGCATAAGTTTCCGGATGGCTTAGGGCATTTTGCTGAGGAAATTCATGGCCTCGGCCTTCAGTTTGGCCTGTGGTTTGAACCGGAAATGGTATCGCCTCGATCGCAATTTTTCAAGGAACATCCGGATTGGGTGGTCCGTCCCAAGCGCGGCCGAATGTCGATCACGCGTCATCAATATGTTCTGGACTTTAGTAATCCAGCGGTCGTGAATAATATTTTTGCGCAAATGCAACGCGTTATTACCGAAACCAAGCTTGATTATGTGAAGTGGGATCTCAATCGCAGTATTACCGAAGCCTATTCACCCTACCTGGCAAAAATTGGGCATCCTCAAGGTGAATTCTTCCATCGCTATGTACAAGGCGTCTATACCCTCTATCAAAAGCTGCTCACGGCCTTTCCCCACCTGCTGATTGAAGGCTGTGCTGGTGGTGGCGGGCGCTTTGATTTGGGGATTCTCTTTTATAGTCCGCAAATCTGGACCAGTGATGATTCTGATGCGATCGAACGGTTGGCAATTCAATCAGGAACCGCACTGGCTTATCCGTTAAGTTGTATGAGCAATCACGTGACGGCGATACCGAATGAACAAGTCGGACGCTCCACACCGTTGGCTACGCGATTTCGTGTGGCAGCATTTGGCATTCTCGGCTATGAATTGGATTTAACCAAACTGGATGATGCGGCATTGGCAGCAATCAAAAACCAAATTGCTTATTATCATGAATTACAACCATTAGTCTTAAATGGTGATTTTCGGCTGCTTTTGCCACGTCAATCCAACAGCCAGAATCAAGTAGCATGGCTGCTAAGCGATCATTCCCGCAAGCGTTTAGTCTTAGGCTTCTTCCGCGTCCTTGCCGATGCAGACAGCCGCGCCGTGCAGTATATGAAGATACCGGTTGCCCAGCCAAACCAACGTTATTGGGTAAACGGTCACACTGGGCCGGTTTCCGGTGATGTCTTGCAGCGGGTTGGCGTTCGCTTACCGATCCAATTCAATGGCGCTAACCGGCAACAAGCCCAATTGATCGGTGACTATCAATCGGCCTTATTGACTTTTGACGGGGTGACAGCAACCAAAACCGGCAAGCATCAACCTGAGACTCGCAAGCAGCAGAAGGTTGGACATGCTTGA